In Kineococcus sp. NBC_00420, a single genomic region encodes these proteins:
- a CDS encoding sodium:solute symporter family protein, with amino-acid sequence MSATLATSVATASNLRIDAHLIDYLLVGFYFLIVLGIGLIARRSVSSSLDFLLSGRSLPAWVTGLAFVSANLGATELLGQAANGAQFGEQAFHYYWIGAIPAMVFLALVMMPFYYGSKVRSVPEFLGRRFDAKTQRLQGLLFAIASVLLAGVNLYAMAIVVNALLGWPTWLAIVVAGVIVLAYTFLGGLSAAIYNEVLQFFVIVVTMVPITLVGLHRVGGWDGLVSRLTDQGSQNMLQAFPAQDLTGIGSAVGSTFGVVLGLGFVTSFGYWTTNFTEVQRAFSARNAAAAQRTPLIAAIPKVLIALVIIIPGMIAAVLIPGIESLKKGLPSDVTYNDAVPLLLRELLPNGFLGVALAGLLAAFMAGMAANVSSFNTVFTYDLWQDWLRPGKDDAHYLKVGRVVTVVGTALAIGTAFIAAGFSNIMDYIQTLFSFFNVPLFAVFAFGLFWKKLTGTAGFWGLLSGTLSAVSVFVLNQVGVISLSGQGSSFLGGGVATVVAVLVGWLVSRGGTPKPEADLKGLVWTLTPASVRAVPREAGWYRNPTVLATIVLVLAVGGYVLFAII; translated from the coding sequence GTGAGCGCCACCCTCGCGACGAGCGTGGCCACCGCGTCGAACCTGCGCATCGACGCCCACCTCATCGACTACCTGCTCGTCGGGTTCTACTTCCTCATCGTCCTCGGCATCGGCCTCATCGCCCGCCGCAGCGTCTCCTCGAGCCTGGACTTCCTGCTCTCGGGTCGCAGCCTGCCCGCCTGGGTCACCGGACTCGCCTTCGTCTCCGCCAACCTCGGCGCCACCGAACTCCTCGGTCAGGCCGCCAACGGCGCCCAGTTCGGTGAGCAGGCGTTCCACTACTACTGGATCGGCGCGATCCCGGCGATGGTGTTCCTCGCGCTGGTGATGATGCCGTTCTACTACGGCTCGAAGGTCCGCTCCGTCCCGGAGTTCCTCGGCCGCCGCTTCGACGCGAAGACCCAGCGCCTGCAGGGCCTGCTGTTCGCCATCGCCTCCGTCCTGCTGGCCGGCGTGAACCTCTACGCGATGGCCATCGTCGTGAACGCCCTGCTGGGCTGGCCGACGTGGCTGGCGATCGTCGTCGCCGGCGTCATCGTCCTGGCCTACACGTTCCTCGGTGGCCTCTCCGCCGCGATCTACAACGAGGTCCTGCAGTTCTTCGTCATCGTCGTGACGATGGTCCCCATCACCCTCGTCGGCCTGCACCGCGTCGGCGGCTGGGACGGGCTCGTCTCGCGCCTGACCGACCAGGGCAGCCAGAACATGCTGCAGGCGTTCCCCGCCCAGGACCTCACCGGGATCGGCAGCGCCGTGGGCTCCACGTTCGGCGTCGTCCTCGGCCTGGGTTTCGTCACCAGCTTCGGCTACTGGACGACCAACTTCACCGAGGTGCAGCGGGCGTTCTCCGCCCGCAACGCCGCCGCGGCGCAGCGCACCCCGCTCATCGCAGCCATCCCCAAGGTGCTCATCGCGCTGGTCATCATCATCCCCGGCATGATCGCCGCGGTCCTGATCCCTGGCATCGAGAGCCTCAAGAAGGGCCTGCCGAGCGACGTCACCTACAACGACGCCGTCCCGCTGCTGCTGCGCGAACTGCTGCCCAACGGCTTCCTCGGGGTGGCGCTCGCCGGTCTGCTCGCGGCGTTCATGGCCGGCATGGCCGCGAACGTCAGCTCCTTCAACACGGTCTTCACCTACGACCTGTGGCAGGACTGGCTGCGACCGGGCAAGGACGACGCGCACTACCTCAAGGTCGGCCGCGTCGTGACCGTCGTCGGGACCGCGCTGGCCATCGGCACCGCGTTCATCGCCGCCGGGTTCAGCAACATCATGGACTACATCCAGACGTTGTTCTCGTTCTTCAACGTCCCGCTGTTCGCGGTGTTCGCGTTCGGCCTGTTCTGGAAGAAGCTCACCGGGACGGCCGGTTTCTGGGGCCTGCTCTCGGGGACGCTCAGCGCGGTGTCCGTGTTCGTGCTGAACCAGGTCGGGGTGATCTCGTTGTCCGGGCAGGGTTCCAGCTTCCTCGGCGGCGGCGTCGCCACGGTCGTGGCGGTGCTCGTCGGCTGGCTCGTCTCCCGCGGTGGGACGCCGAAACCGGAGGCGGACCTGAAGGGCCTCGTCTGGACCCTCACCCCCGCCTCGGTGCGTGCCGTCCCGCGCGAGGCCGGCTGGTACCGCAACCCGACGGTCCTCGCCACGATCGTGCTGGTGCTGGCCGTCGGCGGGTACGTGCTCTTCGCGATCATCTGA
- a CDS encoding methyl-accepting chemotaxis protein, with amino-acid sequence MAAACGTAALAWLSVTAERGAAAARADLDTATARSEADRVADQTKLLALNATIEAARAGAAGDGFRVVAGEVKDLAATTAGSTHEISTTVTTVQADAHAVLRSLRAVQARVAGIDDVAAGLRSVADQQRDALVRLQGSVAAAVDGARQMGDLAATTERRRVSRFPCQQDVVLRVEGRENPATALDLGLGNARVTTASTQRRVGVGTRVVVHWPHRTGTLDLAGAVAQVRTVAGGHDLGIVFDVSATAPAGLGAVAVGLRSRVEAVPGH; translated from the coding sequence GTGGCCGCTGCGTGCGGCACGGCCGCGCTGGCCTGGCTGTCGGTGACCGCCGAGCGGGGCGCAGCCGCCGCCCGGGCCGACCTCGACACCGCGACGGCGAGGTCGGAGGCCGACCGGGTCGCCGACCAGACCAAGCTGCTGGCCCTGAACGCCACGATCGAGGCCGCCCGGGCCGGGGCGGCCGGCGACGGCTTCCGCGTGGTGGCCGGGGAGGTCAAGGACCTCGCGGCGACGACGGCCGGCTCGACCCACGAGATCTCCACGACGGTGACGACGGTCCAGGCCGACGCCCACGCCGTGCTCCGCAGCCTGCGCGCCGTGCAGGCACGCGTCGCCGGGATCGACGACGTCGCCGCCGGTCTGCGCTCCGTCGCCGACCAGCAGCGCGACGCACTCGTGCGGCTGCAGGGGTCGGTGGCCGCCGCCGTGGACGGCGCCCGCCAGATGGGTGATCTCGCGGCCACCACGGAGCGGCGCCGGGTCTCGCGGTTCCCCTGCCAGCAGGACGTCGTGCTGCGCGTCGAGGGCCGGGAGAACCCCGCGACGGCGCTGGACCTGGGGCTCGGAAACGCGCGGGTCACCACCGCGTCGACCCAGCGGCGCGTTGGGGTCGGCACCCGCGTCGTCGTGCACTGGCCCCACCGCACCGGCACCCTCGACCTCGCGGGCGCCGTCGCGCAGGTCAGGACCGTTGCGGGTGGTCACGACCTCGGCATCGTGTTCGACGTCTCCGCCACGGCGCCCGCGGGTCTCGGCGCGGTCGCGGTCGGTCTGCGGTCCCGCGTGGAAGCGGTTCCGGGCCACTGA